CCAGCGAAATTCTCTCCAAAGAGATCGACGTCCTGTCGATGCAGCAGAAGATCCAGGCGCAGGCCAAGGGCGAGATGGACAAGACCCAGCGCGAGTACTTTCTCCGGGAGCAGCTCAAGGCCATCCAGAAGGAGCTGGGCGAGCTCGACGAACGGTCCGAGGAGATCGCCGAGTTCCGGAAGCGCGTCAAGGACGCCAAGATGCCGGAGAAGGTTCTGAAGGAGGTCGAGAAGCAGCTCAAACGCCTGGAGAAGATGCATCCGGACACGGCGGAATCCGCCACCGTGCGCACCTATCTGGAATGGATGGTGGAGCTGCCCTGGAGCAAGAAATCCAAGGACAACCTCGACATCAAGGCCGCCGCCAAGGTGCTGAACGAGGACCACTACGACCTGGAAAAGGTCAAGGAGCGGATTCTCGAATACCTGGCGGTGCGCAAGCTCAAAGACAAGATGAAGGGGCCCATCCTCTGCTTTGCCGGTCCTCCGGGCGTCGGCAAGACCTCGCTGGGCAAATCCATCGCGCGGGCGCTCGGGCGCGAGTTCGTCCGGATCAGCCTGGGCGGCGTCCGCGACGAGGCCGAAATCCGAGGCCACCGCCGGACCTACGTCGGGGCGTTGCCGGGCCGGATCATCCAGGGCATCAAGCAGGCCGGCACCAACAACCCGGTGTTCATGCTCGACGAGGTGGACAAGGTCGGGATGGACTTCCGCGGAGACCCCTCGGCGGCCCTGTTGGAGGTCCTGGATCCGGAGCAGAACCACGCCTTCAGCGATCACTATCTGGGCGTGCCGTTCGATCTGACCGACGTGATGTTCATCGCGACCGCGAACTTGATGGACCCGATCCTGCCCGCCTTGCGCGACCGCATGGAGATCATCGAGATTCCCGGCTATACGGAAGAGGAGAAGCTCGGCATCGCCTTGCGATACATCGTCCCGCGCCAGCTCACCGAGCACGGGATCTCGGAGAAACACATTCAAATCGGAGAAGCCGCCCTGCGCCAAATCATCTCCCACTACACGCGCGAGGCCGGCGTCCGCAACCTCGAACGGGAAGTGGCCAACGTGATGCGGAAGGTGGCCAAGAAGGTGGCGGAAGGGAAGGGGCAGTGTCAGACCATTACGCCCGCGAACCTGCACAAATACCTGGGCGTGCCCAAGTTCGTGCCGGACCCCGAGCAGGAAAAGGACGAGGTCGGCGTGGCGACCGGGCTGGCCTGGACCGAGACCGGCGGCGACGTGCTCTACATCGAAGCGACCGCGATGAAGGGGAAGGGGCACCTGACCCTCACGGGACAGTTGGGCGACGTCATGAAGGAATCGGCGCAGGCGGCGTTGAGCTACGTCCGGTCTCGGGCCAAGCTGCTGGGGATCAATCCGGACGTGTTCGCGAAGACCGATCTGCACATTCACGTGCCGGCCGGCGCCATTCCGAAAGACGGCCCGTCGGCCGGCATCACGATGGCCACCGCCATCGCCTCCACGCTCGCGAATCTCCAGGCCCGCCGCGACGTGGCCATGACCGGCGAAGTGACACTACGCGGACGCGTCCTGCCGATCGGAGGATTGAAAGAAAAAATTCTGGCCGCCAAGCGGGCCCACATCACCACCGTGATCCTGCCGAAACGAAACAAGAAGGATCTGGACGAGATTCCCAAGCACCTGTTGAAGGGCTTGCAATTCGTGTTTGCCGAGACGATGGACGACGTGATCAAGGCCGGGTTGAGGCGCCTGCCCGTCTCCCTGACGCGGGGCAACGGGGCGCATCACACCCGCGCCCAGAAATCCACCCGTAAACCGGTCCGCCAGGCGGTCCCGGCGCCGCGGCGACCGAGCCGGCCGGCGCCGAGCATCCACCCAGTCCACCTGTAACATGCCGGCTCGCCGGAGGCAGCAGGGACCTCGACGGCTCGAAGAGTTCGCGTTCATCAATCTGATCAAACGCCGGTTCGGTCGCGTCCCCCGCCGTGTCGCTATGGGCATCGGAGACGACGCCGCCGTGGTGCGGGGCCCATCGACGCGGGATTGGGTCGTCACGACGGACCTGCTCGCCGAGGACGTTCATTTTTCTCTCGACACGACCTCGTTCGACGATCTCGGATACAAGGCCGCGGCCGCCAACCTGAGCGACATCGCCGCCATGGGAGGTTCGCCGACCTACCTCCTGATCGCGCTGGCCATTCCCACAACCCTGTCCCAATCGGACCTTTCGCGCTTGTACCAGGGTCTCCATCGGGCCTGCCGCCCGCACCATGTGGCACTGATCGGCGGGGATACCTCCTCTTCCCGCGCCGGCCTGTTCCTCACCATCACCCTCATCGGGGAGATTGCCCGAGGCCGCGCTGTCCTTCGATCCGGAGCCAGGCCGGGAGACCTCCTGTACGTCAGCGGCACCTTGGGGGAGTCGCAGGCCGGTTTGATGTTGCTAGGGAAGGCCCTCACGCGCGGGATTCGGCGAGGCCTCGCGCCGGCCGACCGGGCTCGCTTGATCGGCCGGCACCGGCGCCCGACTCCTCGCGTGGCACTCGGAGAGGCGCTCGCGTCGCGACGGCTGGCGACCGCCATGATCGACCTCTCCGACGGCCTGTCCGGAGACCTCGCCCATCTCTGCGAGGAAAGCCGCGTCGGCGCCCTGCTGGATCGTTCGGCCCTGCCTCTTTCACCTGCCCTGAGGAGATTTGCCGCGCTGGCCGGCTCTTCTGCCGAGTCTCTGGCGCTTCAGGGAGGCGAGGACTATGAGCTGTTATTCACCCTGTCTCCCCGGCATGAAGCCGCGGTGCAGCGTCTCGGCCGGCAACTTCGCGTGCCCGTCACCAACATCGGCCGCATGATGCCAGCCCGCTTCGGCATGAAGGAGCGGGATCGCCACGGCAGCCTGAAGGACCTGGCCGTCACCAGTTATCGACATTTCACCTGAGCCAGCTCCACGCGACCGATGCGTTCCTCGTCTCGACTTCGCAGCCTGTTGCGCCAGCTCCTCCACTTGCAGGAGTCTCCCCACAGGACCGCGCTTGCGTTCGCCCTCGGCGTCTTTTTCACCTTCTCGCCCCCCTATGGACTCCATATGATGATGGCCGTGTTCTGCGCCTGGGCCTTCCGGCTGAACTTTGTCGCGCTGCTGGCGGGCCTCTGCGTCAATACCCCCTGGACGATCGTGGCCGTCCTTGGCGGGACGCTCTGGCTGGGCTGCCTCCTGCTCGGCGTCCCCTTTCCGACCTCGCTCGATTGGGGCGATACCAGCCCATCGGCGATTTTCAATCAGGTGAAGCCCTATCTCCTGCCCTTCATCGTCGGCGGGACGGTCCTCAGCCTGGCCGCAGGACTGCTCGCCTATCCGATCGCCTATTGGCTGATCACGCGCTATCGGGAACGAGCGGGCGGCGAGGTGCGGGAGGCCCCGTTGCCGCCTTCCAGAGGCCTCGGGTAAGATGCGGACGATCCCGCACAGACGCATGACGCCCTCGAACGACGCCGCGGCCAAGCCCTACGACGGAT
The DNA window shown above is from Nitrospira tepida and carries:
- the lon gene encoding endopeptidase La — protein: MNEPASNDQPVESVSSADVPDQLPLLPVRDIVVFPYMVLPLFVGREMSIKAIEAALAGNRMIFLATQKALDVENPTPDDIHRIGTVGIIMRMLKLPDERIKILVQGIVKARVVDYIQQDPYFSVRIEKVVENKAVAPTLESEALMRTVKEQVERLVSLGKVLIPDVMVVIENLEDPGRLADMVVSNLGLKVDITQSVLEILDPLGRLKQASEILSKEIDVLSMQQKIQAQAKGEMDKTQREYFLREQLKAIQKELGELDERSEEIAEFRKRVKDAKMPEKVLKEVEKQLKRLEKMHPDTAESATVRTYLEWMVELPWSKKSKDNLDIKAAAKVLNEDHYDLEKVKERILEYLAVRKLKDKMKGPILCFAGPPGVGKTSLGKSIARALGREFVRISLGGVRDEAEIRGHRRTYVGALPGRIIQGIKQAGTNNPVFMLDEVDKVGMDFRGDPSAALLEVLDPEQNHAFSDHYLGVPFDLTDVMFIATANLMDPILPALRDRMEIIEIPGYTEEEKLGIALRYIVPRQLTEHGISEKHIQIGEAALRQIISHYTREAGVRNLEREVANVMRKVAKKVAEGKGQCQTITPANLHKYLGVPKFVPDPEQEKDEVGVATGLAWTETGGDVLYIEATAMKGKGHLTLTGQLGDVMKESAQAALSYVRSRAKLLGINPDVFAKTDLHIHVPAGAIPKDGPSAGITMATAIASTLANLQARRDVAMTGEVTLRGRVLPIGGLKEKILAAKRAHITTVILPKRNKKDLDEIPKHLLKGLQFVFAETMDDVIKAGLRRLPVSLTRGNGAHHTRAQKSTRKPVRQAVPAPRRPSRPAPSIHPVHL
- the thiL gene encoding thiamine-phosphate kinase is translated as MPARRRQQGPRRLEEFAFINLIKRRFGRVPRRVAMGIGDDAAVVRGPSTRDWVVTTDLLAEDVHFSLDTTSFDDLGYKAAAANLSDIAAMGGSPTYLLIALAIPTTLSQSDLSRLYQGLHRACRPHHVALIGGDTSSSRAGLFLTITLIGEIARGRAVLRSGARPGDLLYVSGTLGESQAGLMLLGKALTRGIRRGLAPADRARLIGRHRRPTPRVALGEALASRRLATAMIDLSDGLSGDLAHLCEESRVGALLDRSALPLSPALRRFAALAGSSAESLALQGGEDYELLFTLSPRHEAAVQRLGRQLRVPVTNIGRMMPARFGMKERDRHGSLKDLAVTSYRHFT
- a CDS encoding DUF2062 domain-containing protein; translated protein: MRSSSRLRSLLRQLLHLQESPHRTALAFALGVFFTFSPPYGLHMMMAVFCAWAFRLNFVALLAGLCVNTPWTIVAVLGGTLWLGCLLLGVPFPTSLDWGDTSPSAIFNQVKPYLLPFIVGGTVLSLAAGLLAYPIAYWLITRYRERAGGEVREAPLPPSRGLG